The proteins below come from a single Deinococcus ruber genomic window:
- a CDS encoding IS982 family transposase encodes MCRPNFSLLPIHDAFQRLTLWLNPQMPTKLLHDHEKISDAQLVAVALLQRIHKAVYFRHWWRFLKLNHVAWFPSETQARIRLARLTPVIERLSVEVQRLDFVVIDSEPLPMSTFKRAPRCKFPGATHGFGTSGPVYGFKLHAWTTLNGKIAKDEIHPANLHDFTVGCIMKRDWPAYGGPKQIGDKGDQSGTYLTPPKNNAKQLDPRWKEEYAAARKIVESTFSALAGSGLRWGQVKTMLSLRLKVALLVFAHNLKFRDLG; translated from the coding sequence ATGTGCCGTCCCAATTTCAGTCTACTGCCGATCCATGACGCCTTCCAACGGCTGACCCTCTGGTTGAACCCCCAGATGCCCACCAAACTGCTGCACGACCACGAAAAAATTTCAGACGCCCAACTGGTCGCGGTGGCGCTACTGCAACGCATCCACAAGGCAGTGTATTTCCGTCACTGGTGGCGGTTTCTGAAGCTGAACCACGTTGCCTGGTTTCCTTCGGAAACTCAGGCTCGCATTCGGTTGGCGCGGTTGACGCCAGTGATCGAACGGCTGAGTGTCGAAGTCCAGAGGCTGGACTTCGTGGTGATCGACTCCGAACCCCTCCCGATGAGCACCTTCAAGCGCGCTCCACGCTGCAAGTTTCCGGGGGCAACACACGGGTTCGGAACCTCCGGACCGGTCTACGGCTTCAAGCTTCACGCGTGGACGACCCTGAATGGCAAGATTGCCAAGGATGAAATCCACCCGGCCAACCTGCACGATTTCACCGTTGGCTGCATCATGAAGAGAGATTGGCCCGCGTATGGCGGGCCAAAGCAGATCGGAGACAAAGGGGACCAGTCCGGGACATACCTCACGCCACCGAAGAACAACGCCAAGCAGCTCGATCCGCGCTGGAAAGAAGAATACGCGGCTGCACGGAAGATTGTTGAGTCAACGTTTTCAGCGCTCGCTGGATCAGGATTACGGTGGGGTCAGGTCAAAACCATGCTGAGCTTGCGGCTGAAAGTGGCGCTGTTGGTTTTCGCGCACAACCTCAAATTTCGAGACTTGGGCTGA